The proteins below come from a single Malus sylvestris chromosome 3, drMalSylv7.2, whole genome shotgun sequence genomic window:
- the LOC126616846 gene encoding ATP-dependent zinc metalloprotease FTSH 10, mitochondrial-like — protein sequence MIFSRIGRSVSRSSRARNLLLGSGRSAGLIGNGGISGVPRFGSYLGPVDGELGFLRSYFAASIGAHKACVSDFSCILANPKLSRHFSSETPKKKNYENFYPKEKKEIPKGDEQKSESKDESKADDQGSFQETFLRQFQNLITPLLVIGLFLSSFSFGTPDQQQISFQEFKNKLLEPGLVDHIVVSNKSVAKVYVRSSPRGQTSEEVVQGPGTPARANGGQYKYYFNIGSVESFEEKLEDAQEALGIDSHDFVPVTYVSEMVWYQELMRFAPTLLLLGSLLFMGRRMQGGLGIGGSGGRSGRGIFNIGKAQVTKVDKNTKNKIYFKDVAGCDEAKQEIMEFVHFLKNPKKYEDLGAKIPKGALLVGPPGTGKTLLAKATAGESGVPFLSMAGSDFMEMFVGVGPSRVRNLFQEARQCAPSIIFIDEIDAIGRARGRGGLSGSNDERESTLNQLLVEMDGFGTTAGVVVLAGTNRPDILDKALLRPGRFDRQISIDKPDIKGRDQIFQIYLKKIKLDHEPSYYSQRLAALTPGFAGADIANVCNEGALIAARNESALVTMQHFEAAIDRIIGGLEKKNKVISKLERRTVAYHEAGHAVTGWFLEHAEPLLKVTIVPRGTAALGFAQYVPNENLLMTKEQLFDMTCMTLGGRAAEQVMLGKISTGAQNDLEKVTKMTYAQVAVYGFSDKVGLLSFPQREDSFEMSKPYSSKTGALIDGEVREWVGKAYARTVELVEEHKEQIAQIAELLLEKEVLHQDDLLKVLGERPYKPAEVTNYDRFKEGFEEKNDEKTVETPLVGSEDDGSSPLEPQVLPT from the exons ATGATTTTTTCTCGGATTGGTCGCTCCGTTTCTCGATCTTCTCGCGCCAGG AATTTGTTGCTTGGAAGTGGGCGATCGGCGGGTCTGATTGGGAATGGAGGCATTTCTGGAGTTCCGCGTTTTGGTTCGTATCTGGGTCCGGTCGAtggggaattagggtttttgaggTCGTATTTTGCTGCGTCAATAGGGGCCCACAAGGCCTGCGTTTCGGATTTCAGTTGCATTCTTGCAAACCCTAAACTTAGCCGACACTTTTCGAGTGAAACCCCAAAGAAAAAGA ATTATGAGAACTTCTATCCcaaggaaaagaaggaaattCCGAAAGGAGATGAGCAGAAATCGGAATCAAAAG aTGAATCAAAGGCAGATGATCAGGGGAGTTTTCAGGAAACTTTCTTGAGGCagtttcaaaatttaattaCCCCGCTATTGGTCATTGGGCTATTtctttcctccttctcctttgGTACTCCTGATCAGCAACAG ATAAGTTTCCAAGAGTTTAAAAACAAACTTCTGGAACCAGGCTTAGTGGATCATATAGTTGTCTCTAATAAATCAGTTGCAAAAGTGTATGTGCGTAGCTCGCCACGCGGTCAGACAAGTGAGGAAGTTGTCCAAGGACCTGGTACCCCTGCTCGTGCAAATGGGGGCCAGTACAAATACTATTTCAATATTGGAAGTGTTGAATCTTTTGAGGAGAAGTTGGAGGATGCCCAAGAAGCGTTGGGAATAGACAGTCATGATTTTGTTCCTGTTACATATGTCTCTGAGATGGTTTGGTACCAAGAATTGATGAGATTTGCACCAACACTACTGCTTTTGGGATCCCTCTTGTTTATGGGGCGGAGAATGCAGGGTGGACTAGGTATTGGTGGTTCTGGCGGACGAAGTGGCCGTGGAATCTTCAATATAGGAAAAGCCCAAGTTACAAAAGTAGATAAAAATACAAAGAACAAG ATCtattttaaagatgttgctGGTTGCGATGAAGCAAAGCAGGAAATCATGGAATTTGTGCACTTTCTCAAGAATCCTAAGAAATATGAGGATTTGGGAGCCAAAATTCCCAAAGGAGCTCTATTGGTAGGCCCTCCAGGCACTGGAAAGACCCTTCTAGCAAAAGCAACTGCAGGGGAATCTGGTGTTCCATTTCTATCTATGGCTGGATCAGACTTCATGGAGATGTTCGTTGGTGTTGGACCGTCAAGAGTCAGAAACTTGTTTCAGGAAGCAAGGCAATGTGCTCCTAGTATAATATTTATTGATGAGATTGATGCAATTGGTCGAGCAAGGGGGCGAGGGGGCTTGTCAGGTTCCAATGATGAGCGTGAGAGTACTCTAAATCAGTTGTTGGTAGAAATGGATGGCTTTGGAACAACTGCTGGAGTAGTTGTTCTTGCTGGCACCAATAGGCCTGATATTTTGGACAAAGCCTTATTAAGGCCTGGTCGATTTGATCGCCAAATCTCTATTGATAAACCTGATATTAAAGGTCGTGACCAAATATTTCAGATATACTTGAAAAAGATCAAACTTGATCATGAACCATCATATTATTCTCAAAGGCTTGCAGCCCTAACTCCAGGGTTTGCTGGGGCAGACATTGCAAATGTTTGCAATGAAGGTGCTCTAATTGCTGCAAGAAATGAGAGTGCACTGGTCACAATGCAGCATTTTGAGGCGGCTATAGACAGAATTATTGGTGgtttggagaagaagaacaag GTTATAAGCAAGCTCGAGCGCCGTACCGTTGCCTACCATGAGGCAGGGCATGCTGTTACCGGATGGTTCTTAGAACATGCAGAACCATTGTTGAAAGTGACCATTGTTCCTCGAGGTACTGCAGCACTTGGGTTTGCGCAGTATGTTCCAAATGAAAACCTCCTCATGACCAAGGAGCAGCTTTTTGATATGACCTGCATGACCCTCGGTGGTAGAGCAGCTGAACAG GTTATGTTGGGGAAAATCTCGACGGGGGCCCAAAATGATCTGGAGAAAGTGACAAAGATGACCTACGCCCAAGTTGCAGTCTATGGTTTCAGTGACAAGGTGGGTCTCCTTTCTTTCCctcaaagggaagattcatttGAGATGTCAAAGCCCTACAGCAGCAAAACTGGAGCCCTTATTGATGGTGAAGTGCGCGAATGGGTGGGTAAGGCGTATGCACGCACAGTTGAACTCGTAGAGGAACATAAAGAGCAAATAGCTCAAATTGCAGAATTGTTGCTTGAAAAGGAAGTTCTTCACCAAGATGACCTGCTCAAGGTGTTGGGGGAAAGACCATATAAACCGGCTGAAGTGACCAACTATGATAGATTTAAGGAAGGTTTCGAAGAGAAAAATGATGAGAAAACAGTGGAGACACCGCTGGTTGGGTCCGAGGATGACGGCTCATCACCCCTTGAGCCTCAGGTTCTGCCTACTTAG
- the LOC126616847 gene encoding ATP-dependent zinc metalloprotease FTSH 10, mitochondrial-like → MIFTRIGRSVSRSSRFGNLLNGRGRSAGLIGNGGISGVPRCGSYLGPVDGELRFLRSYFAASIAAHKARVSDFSCILANPKLCLHFSSETPKKKNSENFHPKEKKEIPKGDEQKTKPKDESKTDNQEFFLRHAPNLIILLSAIMILLSILLIYVVKQIEISVQEMQISFQEFKNQLLEPGLVDNIVVFDKLIALVYVRSSPRSQTSEEVVQGPDTHVPAKRGQCKYFIIGSIESFEKRLEDAQCHGMTL, encoded by the exons ATGATTTTTACTCGGATTGGTCGCTCCGTTTCTCGTTCTTCTCGCTTCGGG AATTTGTTGAATGGAAGAGGGCGATCGGCGGGTCTGATTGGGAATGGAGGGATTTCTGGAGTTCCCCGTTGTGGTTCGTATCTGGGTCCGGTCGACGGGGAATTAAGGTTTTTGAGGTCGTATTTTGCTGCGTCAATAGCAGCCCACAAAGCCCGCGTCTCGGATTTCAGTTGCATTCTTGCAAACCCTAAACTTTGCCTACACTTTTCGAGTGAAACCCCAAAGAAAAAGA ATTCTGAGAACTTCCATCCcaaggaaaagaaggaaattCCAAAAGGGGATGAGCAGAAAACGAAGCCGAAAG ACGAATCAAAGACGGATAATCAGGAATTTTTCTTGAGGCACGCTCCCAATTTAATCATCCTGCTATCAGCCATTATGATATTACTCTCCATCTTGCTAATTTATGTTGTTAAACAAATAGAG ATAAGTGTGCAAGAGATGCAGATAAGTTTCCAAGAGTTTAAAAACCAACTTCTGGAACCGGGCTTAGTGGATAATATAGTTGTCTTTGATAAATTAATTGCACTCGTGTATGTGCGTAGCTCGCCACGCAGTCAGACAAGTGAGGAAGTTGTCCAAGGGCCTGATACCCATGTTCCTGCAAAACGGGGCCAGTGCAAGTACTTTATTATTGGAAGTATTGAATCTTTTGAGAAGAGGTTGGAGGATGCCCAgtgtcacgggatgactctttaa